The following coding sequences are from one Anabas testudineus chromosome 16, fAnaTes1.2, whole genome shotgun sequence window:
- the arl4aa gene encoding LOW QUALITY PROTEIN: ADP-ribosylation factor-like 4aa (The sequence of the model RefSeq protein was modified relative to this genomic sequence to represent the inferred CDS: deleted 1 base in 1 codon) produces MGNGLSEQPSFVSNIPFFQSFHIAILGLDSAGKTTVLYRLQFNEFVNTVPTKGFNAEKVKVALGGHRTVTFHFWDVGGQEKLRPLWKSYTRCTDGIIFVVDSVDSERMEEAKTELHKIAKTSENQGVPLLVVANKQDLRHSLGLAEIEKLLALKELAPATPWHVQPTCAIIGEGLREGLERLHDMILKRRKVLRQQRRKR; encoded by the exons ATGGGCAATGGATTGTCAGAACAACCTAGCTTCGTCTCGAACATCCCGTTCTTCCAGTCTTTTCACATCGCCATCCTTGGGCTGGACTCTGCGGGGAAGACCACTGTTCTGTACAGGCTGCAGTTCAATGAGTTTGTCAACACTGTTCCCACCAAAGGTTTCAATGCAGAGAAGGTCAAAGTGGCTCTGGGCGGCCACAGGACTGTGACCTTTCACTTCTGGGACGTCGGCGGTCAGGAGAAGCTACGCCCCTTGTGGAAGTCGTACACGCGATGCACAGATGGCATCATATTTGTGGTGGACTCTGTGGATTCAGAGCGCATGGAGGAGGCCAAAACGGAGCTGCATAAAATCGCCAAGACATCTGAAAACCAGGGGGTGCCTCTGCTGGTGGTGGCTAACAAACAGGACTTGAGGCACTCCTTGGGATTGGCCGAAATAGAGAAACTGCTAGCGCTGAAAGAACTG GCCCCTGCAACTCCCTGGCATGTGCAGCCAACATGTGCCATCATAGGAGAGGGACTCAGGGAGGGCCTGGAAAGACTCCATGATATGATCCTCAAAAGGAGAAAGGTGCTCAGgcaacagaggagaaagagataa